A part of Rattus norvegicus strain BN/NHsdMcwi chromosome 4, GRCr8, whole genome shotgun sequence genomic DNA contains:
- the Sval2 gene encoding seminal vesicle antigen-like 2 precursor — translation MASLQMFYQPRAAMHLLILCLFLETAYGQDIWSNPLSLELIVSPLKKANEFTVTLQVKNNVDQCMAVKVSTVSNPNIKYISSHAIYTSCLCDVNNYFWDIQVIANTALQGKAEVVPAKDICPNDENIFPVTSYIGTATQKIFVS, via the exons ATGGCTTCTCTTCAAATGTTCTATCAGCCCAGAGCTGCTATGCATCTCTTGATTTTGTGCTTATTTTTGGAGACTGCCTATGGTCAGGACATTTG GAGCAATCCACTTTCACTAGAACTGATAGTTTCTCCACTGAAAAAGGCAAACGAATTTACAGTAACACTCCAGGTTAAAAATAATGTGGACCAATGTATGGCG GTGAAAGTCAGTACTGTGAGCAACCCAAACATCAAATACATTTCTTCTCATGCCATTTACACTTCCTGCCTTTGCGATGTAAACAACTACTTCTGGGACATTCAAGTCATTG CCAATACTGCCTTACAAGGGAAGGCAGAAGTTGTTCCAGCTAAGGACATATGTCCTAATGATGAAAACATATTTCCAGTAACTTCCTACATAGGGACTGCTACACAAAAAATCTTTGTATCATGA